A genomic stretch from Flavobacterium humidisoli includes:
- a CDS encoding iron-containing alcohol dehydrogenase gives MLNFELYNPTNLVFGKGQIEKLSTLVPKDAKILLAYGGGSIFKNGIYDQVINNLKGFEIVEFGGIEPNPRFETLMKAVDVIKAEKIDFILAVGGGSVIDGVKFISAAVNFEGNPIDILQKRILITENAMPFGTVLTLPATGSEMNSGYVVTIDATQEKLSSGGSALFPQFSICDPTVISSLPKRQIENGVVDAYTHVMEQYLTYPTDAFLQDRIAEGVLQTLIQVGPGIVENPTDYTLASNFMWSCTMALNGLIQKGVPSDWATHMIGHELTALYEIDHARTLAIIGPSLYHVMFETKKAKLAQYGRRIFNLTGSDDEVAKEAINKTVEFFHTMGMDTKLSQYTEDYSKTADFIVNRFEERGWKGLGENQLVTLEKVKSIVELSY, from the coding sequence ATGCTCAACTTTGAATTATATAATCCGACGAATTTAGTTTTCGGAAAAGGACAAATTGAAAAACTTTCAACTCTGGTTCCAAAAGATGCAAAAATACTTTTGGCTTACGGTGGAGGAAGTATCTTTAAAAACGGAATTTACGATCAAGTAATCAATAACCTGAAAGGTTTTGAAATTGTAGAATTTGGTGGGATCGAACCAAATCCGAGATTTGAAACTTTGATGAAAGCGGTTGATGTGATCAAAGCAGAAAAAATCGATTTTATTCTTGCTGTTGGTGGTGGATCTGTAATTGATGGCGTGAAGTTTATTTCAGCTGCTGTTAATTTTGAAGGAAATCCGATTGACATTCTTCAAAAAAGAATTTTAATTACAGAAAATGCAATGCCATTTGGAACAGTTTTGACTCTCCCTGCAACAGGAAGCGAAATGAATTCTGGATATGTGGTAACGATTGACGCAACTCAGGAAAAATTATCTTCTGGCGGAAGCGCTTTGTTTCCTCAATTTTCAATCTGTGATCCTACAGTAATTTCGTCTTTACCAAAAAGACAGATCGAAAATGGTGTTGTAGATGCTTACACGCACGTTATGGAGCAATATTTAACGTATCCAACTGATGCATTTCTTCAGGATAGAATTGCCGAAGGTGTTCTTCAGACTTTAATTCAAGTTGGTCCTGGAATCGTAGAAAATCCAACGGATTACACTTTGGCTTCCAACTTTATGTGGAGCTGTACAATGGCTTTAAACGGATTAATTCAGAAAGGTGTTCCAAGCGATTGGGCAACGCATATGATTGGTCATGAATTAACGGCACTTTACGAAATTGATCACGCTAGAACTTTGGCTATAATTGGCCCAAGTTTGTACCATGTAATGTTTGAAACTAAAAAAGCAAAACTGGCACAATACGGAAGAAGAATCTTCAACCTTACAGGTTCTGATGACGAAGTTGCAAAAGAAGCAATCAATAAAACGGTTGAATTTTTCCATACAATGGGAATGGACACTAAACTTTCTCAATACACAGAAGACTATTCTAAAACGGCCGATTTTATCGTAAATCGTTTTGAAGAAAGAGGCTGGAAAGGTTTAGGAGAAAATCAATTGGTAACTTTAGAAAAAGTGAAATCAATTGTGGAGCTTTCTTACTAA